The Tursiops truncatus isolate mTurTru1 chromosome 9, mTurTru1.mat.Y, whole genome shotgun sequence DNA segment GCTCAAATGTACCCACGCACCCAAAAATCTTAAATTCGGACTGGAGCGTGTGTCTGCGTCGGGGAAGCACAAGCTTAGGAACTGTGGTGGTAAAGAGTGTTCACTGGAGACTAGTAACTCATTTTCCGAGTTCATTAAGTGAGAagctaaaatgttttaaatggcatttaaaaatatttaaattccactATTACATATTTATGGAAGACCTGTGAGATACGAACACACTTCGTCACTGTGATTCCCATTCTACAGTACTTTTAGCCCTGAATTATTgccttgattttttaattaaaatgaaatcttcAAAAGTCAGCTGCAGCCCTTATACCAGGGGTTCAGCATGTCTGACATTTTGGCCAACGTGTGAACCAAAGACATTTCTCAAACAGGCTTTCCCATCACTTGGTCTGACTCAATAGCATTAAGTAAAGTGAAATCTCTTGCTATATATTTTGCCAGGCACATTCTAGAGAGCCAGAGGCCAGCATTCACGTGAAATAAACATTATGTTGGGAGGAAATGCGGCATAAAGCCAACTACCATACTAAGCTTTTGTTTGTGCTAAAATACTCAAatgaactcaggaaaaaaaatctccctcttctgtgaagccttgggggaaaaaaagtgatgTGTGTCACTCTCCCTCCATCATGTGgctataaatatttgaaaacgacattcattttaatttggattttaacCTCGGAAACACAGTCCCTGATTCCTGACGTAGGAACTTGTAAGAGACCTTCCCCGGGCACGGGGAGGACTGAGTCCTCTTCCCAACCGTCCCCAGGAGCAAAGCAACGTGCAAACTGTGCCTCCAAGTCACTAGGATTTGTAACGCACTTTCTGGAAAATATCACTTAACTGTCTCCACGGAGATGAAATACCACAGCCCCTAGGTGTCTCAAAAGGCAAGTCACTAAGTGCGCGGTTAACACTGAGAAAGCAGCAGGACAACAAAGCTAATAGATAACAGTTTAATGGGCATGTCTTGAAACtcaacaaaaccccaaacaaacagcaaaaaaaaaaaaaaaaaaaaaaaagtaccaaaaaCATGTTCATGGAGTACGGAATTCCTCTGCGAAGAAGATAGCTTACCGAGAATTTCAAATGTCTGTAAGCAtcagaataaaaagagaattttaaaaattctttgtatattttgtctcCTTTCCTTGGAGCAAATCTCTTGAAAGTCTTCTCCTTAGTCACGGGGTCTTCTTCGAGCTTGTAGTCATTCATTCGCTCACACACTTTATCCAAGAGGTCTGTGAGGAATGCCTCCGACTGGGCTAAGGGAATCTGTGGAGAAAAGCCAAAAAAGGGAGGAAACTCGTCTTAACGTTGATATTATTTAAAAGACCTTCCCCTGAATGCACGTGGCAGCACACCCCATCCCCCAAACAGTATTCCTGTCCTGATACAACATGCGCACAGTTctattatttacataatttaagGGGTTAGCCTAAATTCcggtttttaaaaagtgcctaTGTTCGAAAGTGGACAGAAAAACAAACTTCTATTCAAGCTAGAAACTATACTTCTACAGGTGATAATTTTGGAAAGTCATGGAACATGCAGAATAAGGCATTAAGCACAGGTAATGGCTGTTATTATCTACTTgcaagagacagacagacagagccaGAGAGAGCGCTCGGGTCTCTCCTCCAGCGCATCCCGAGCTGGGAGAAGGCCGGGCTTCGCGCTCCGCAGCCGCTGCCCTGCACGCCGTGGCCCCTCGGCGGCCGCTCGGGCCCGGGGGCAGGGAAAAGCCAGGCTGACCGAATCGCCCCTCTCGCAGGCGCGGCTGCGCTGTCTTTGGAACAGCTGGCGCCCGTCTCCGCACGCCCCTCTCCCTCCGGAATCCAGCGAGGATTCAGAGGACCCTTTGGCCGACCACCTCCGCCCCGCGCGGGGGTCAAAGAGCACCCCTCGCCCTTGGTAACCGGGACAAAAACTCGGGGGCCGTCTAGACAGGTCAAGGTGCAGGATGCTGCGTCCCCGCGGCTCCTTCCGGAAGGGGGCGGGGACCCGCCAAGGGCGCCGCGGACGCGCCGCGGCCCCGGCCTCTGCGGGCTTTCTCCCTCTCCACCCTCTGCTGATCAAAGTAGGAAGTTTGCATGACAACCATGGTGAAAGGGGCTGAATCACAAATGAACTCGATTTCGCCGATGTTGATATATCCAGCCTCCATTGTCCCCTTTCAGACGCAGTGTGAACCCTTCCGGTGCCGGCGACCGCGCGGCATTCACATGCGCGCTCCGGGCGCACAAAGGCTCCCCGCGCCCCTCCCTGCCATCTGGCCGCGGGGCTCGGGGCGGGCTGTGCGGCGCGCCTCTTCGCTTAACCCTGCTTCCAGCCAAAACCACTCGAGCGTCACTCCCGTCACCCCCCAGGCTCGGCAAGGAACGAGCTCTGTAGAAAAGGAAGGAGCCAAAGAAAGCCGGCACTAATGAACTTTCCATTATCACCACCACGTGCGCCGTGATAAAATATCCTTCCTTCTGCCGGCAAAACTCGATTTGAGATTGATTACGACCTGCTTTCAAGGCCCATGCAGTCATCTCTGCAATTAGGTCGTTTATTAAACTGGAGTGTACCGCAGCATTTTTTATCCGCTAAAATATCAAGTTAAAAAAttgagtgttttaatttttttaaatgtctacacTCAAAAGACCCTAAAGAAAGTAGCTCAAAGCGCACAGTCAACACACAAGTTACGTTTTTATTTACACCTTTAATTGTGCCACTTAAGCATCGTAAGttgtaaataaaaccaaaaacataggTTAACAAATTGAAAATCTGTTTCAGAAACGAAAGATTAACTATCTATCGGGACTTAAAAGCTAGAAAGCAGAGGTAAATTCTTAAATTACAGTTTATCAAGCAGATCATTAACAGAATGGCTACGGTTTCTTCCTGCCCTGCGTGTGCTTTCGTATATTTCCTTGTCTGGTCCATATCAATAGGCTCATAGCACTTTCTGCATGTCCACAAAGCAGCATTTTTAACCTCAAAGTGAAGAGTTggctctttcatttaaaaaaatctaactgtGATCAAGAATCcattctctctcccccctccctaaCCCTCTCCGTCCCCAATCAAACTGTAAACACCGAGGGGCCGCGCTATCACTGAACGGAGAGGGTCCGAGCATTGGCAGGGCGCCTTTGGAACCCTGGATGCCGTCCTTACACACCACAGTATTTCCCGTTGAGATGAGACTACTCTcgaaactgttttttttttttttaactgacctGACGTTCTGAGCTGCGTGCAAAAATCCGGAGTGTGTAAGATTTGAGCAAATCAGGATGTCAATATGCGAGACCTTCCACAACTTACTTTTGAGAGCTGTGTTATTTATTTCCTGGGTTGACGCTTTTGAAAAAACAGTCGCCACAAGATAACTTTCCACCAAACGGGATTGTTTTCCTTATTGTGAAAGTGGAATTTTACATGTTTGAATATAGCAGTATTGTGCCTATTTTAACGCAAATATGTTATACCGCGGGATCAACACGTGAATCTCGCTGATTTCATACATCTTTGAAGGCTAACTGGCTTTTTGATGTAATTGCTGGCTCTTTTGAGTAAATGTTCTTTAGTAGAAAGAGTAGGAAATGTTACAGGCAGAGAGCTCAGAAAATGCCACGTTACAATCTTCActgaaagcaagaaaggaaaacaccCAACGTGAGACTAGTAGTGTTCgttttacagaaatatttttaaaaaactgacccAAATGCCAAAGCGTCCGATTTtgtgagaaaattttaaagaaaaagatgcttATGCATGACAGCTATTTATACACTTATTAAAATGCACATGATCAGGGTTTAAAATGATTCCACTTAGTTGAACTACATTCACTAAACTTAAAGACTGTTCAGGGAATAATTGAGCCTTTTTCTCCCCTCAAAGTGTTTTGATTATAAGAGTGCAATAAGTATTGAGACAAGTGGAATAAAACTAAGTCTTTCTTCCTATACTATGAAGATTCTGAATAGTACTTGTCAATAAAGCAACTCCTATTGTAATCTTAGGGGAGCATTTCCTCCACCCTGGAAGGAGGGTCTCAGAGATACTAACCtcattaaaatatgaatgaaaaaggCCGCCATCATTGTATCAGGAGAAAACCGATTCACTGGCATGGTTTTCTTATCAGCCATTACTTGTACAGACAGACTCATTTGGTATACGTTATAAACACAAAGACGATCTGCTGCAATTTCATTACTATCTTCGCACACCCTCATCAAAGTAAATCctaacttttgccattttggaATCTAGCTACAACTCTAAATCATACTTGGTATATGTcgtgtttattgttttttttttcttttaggcctCTTGTGACCATGTGCTTACTGTGTGAGCAATGACATGGGAGTGGGAGGAGATACTCAGATCCCAACTTGAACACGGAAAAAGGTAGTTGAAAGTTTTGACTTTGGTTTCTTGAGAAAACTGGAGTTAGGGCTCTCCTCCAGCTCACTATCTCAACACTTTAATAACAGTCAGTTACAGGGTGCCTCCCGTGTTCCTTCATTACTGTGTCTCTGCTCATCTTGTAGCAAATTTCTTGCTGAAAGCTATCACAATTATGTTACAGTGTACAGTCTGACGTGGAGACTGTCCTTGTGGTACACTGTCTTTTTCATAACAGTCTGACAATTTTGGAGTGTCCCTCAGATAGGAAACCAGCGCTAACCCGCTTAGTCACTGATAGTTAGTTTCACATTGttgcaaagattttctttctAGAGGTTTAgttaatgtaaaaattttaattgcattACAGCAAATATTACATCTAGTTTAATCACTAACTTTTCAtccataaaaatactgaaatcacTTCTGATGTTAGTTAAAAGTCAATATTTAGAAGTGAACATTCAAACCTTCTTTGCTCTAGGCTACAGCAGGGAAAGCAGGAATTCAGAAACTCTTCGAAGTTGATGAGATCTATAATTAGCTTTTATGTTAATTGCCTGCCATGAGTTTGTTGTGTGACACCGTATAATATGCAAATAGCATTGactgtttagttttattgaacaaTATAATTAGAAACCTAAAGAAGCTCATTTCGATGAGGAATAATAAAGGTTGATACATTTTCCAGTGTTCTGTATATCAGAAAAAATGGATCCCATCTGGACTTAATCAATAAGAGAGATTTTAAGTAGCCTTTGTTCGGAGAGCCAGACAACAGAATTAATATCAGTTTTTCCATAAATTCGATGTGAAAACAGGTGAATTTGGGCAGTCGGTACAACCTTGGGGGCAAAAATACGAAGATCGCAGCACAATTTACCACAAAGGACACAGTAAATTTAGGAAAGAAACATCAAAATTCTGCCCCCTTTAATCCGAATGCTGGAAAAAGGCCCtcttattatttgaaataaagtaCTTTGCAAGTGTTTCCTCTTCTTACTCGTGGAGATATTATGTCTACATAACGTATACTCTCAGGctgtgagaaaaataagaacaacgtgatttggggggaaattttCCCCAGAATTCAAAACTATTAAAGTTCCAATCACATTTTCTCGTTCTGGAGCCTGCCTTCAACTTAACAGTGTAGAAAACTTGAAAGTATAGAAAAATCGTATGATGAAACCCCGTTAATGAGCTCCAAATGGGGGTCATCTAACTCAATTTGACTTTTTCCTGAAGTTAAAAAAACatactttcttttcattattaaatacaaaattg contains these protein-coding regions:
- the CNPY1 gene encoding LOW QUALITY PROTEIN: protein canopy homolog 1 (The sequence of the model RefSeq protein was modified relative to this genomic sequence to represent the inferred CDS: substituted 1 base at 1 genomic stop codon), encoding MNDYKLEEDPVTKEKTFKRFAPRKGDKIYKEFLKFSFYSDAYRHLKFSCETIMEEXEDEIFSLIAQEAHYLADKLCSEKPGLCETSTNHTEL